AGAACCAGGACGAATTCATGGCCTCTGCCAATTACCTACAGGAGGCCGTCGATCGCGGATGGTATGATCCGCAATCCGGAAAACCCTTTGTCTGGCAGGAGGCTTATACGCCGCTGCCGCAAGAGTACGCCACCGGCAGGTTCTGGCTCTTTTACTCCACCTATGCGCCCCATCTGGCTGACTGGCCGGAGCGCACGCTGACCGGAGATCCGCTGCAGCCGATCAATCCCTATCGACAAACTGTGGAGCCGTTGAGTCTCTACCCCTTCTCGGCTAAGCCGGAGCGCAAGCTGTCGGTGCGCGATGTCATCGATTTTCAGCGCTCGGTGTTCGAGGGCACCATTTACGACATCACTGCGGATCCCAACTGGTTGGTTCCCAACGTTAAAGGCGGTTATGCGAAAAGCCCATTGGCCACTCCGTTTCCGAGCAATGATCTGCGCATGCTGCTCAAACTCACCAATCGCCGCCCCGTTGCCAGACATCGCGGTCACTATGGCATGGTGTGTCAATTGCGCGCATGGCTGCCCGACGCGATCGGCGGAGTCTATTGGGTCTACCTGGACAACCCTTATTTCAGCCCCTATGTGCCGATCTACGCCGGCGTCACCGAGACCGCCGAATGTTACCGTATCTATCATCCGGACCAATACAGCGATCAATCCGCGCGCTGGACCATCGACTTTGTGGACAACCTGGCCGGCCTGCGTTTTCAAAAAGCGATCGAGGTGGTGCGCAGCGTGCGCGATCCCTGGGAAACGCAGATATTCAGCCGGCAGGACTCCATCGAGACCGAAGCGGCCAAACGGTACAAAAAAAATCCAGACGCCGGCCGCGCTTTTTTGACCCGCTATTGTGTGGGATTGCAGCAACAGGTGCCCGTTCTGTTCATTCGCTTGCGGGAAACCTTGATCAGCCAATTCACCAACAATCGAGAATAAATCGGCGTTGCGCAACAGGCTTGACCTGCGGGCTGTGCTCGTCGTTGCAAAGAGTCTTTCCTGCAACCGGAAAAAATCGTTCATGATCATCGCGGTTTAGGAGCCTTCTATGCACTCCATGGCAGCGGTCGTTCGCCGGATTTTTCTCCAAACTCCGGTGCCTCTTGTGCTGATCCCGCTCCTTGTACTGGCCATGGCGTTACCGCTTTCCGCTTGCCGTTATACCATTCGTGAGATCGGTTTTTCCACCCTGGCTTCTCCGGCCTATCGTTTGACCGTTCACTATTCGAAAGCGTTAACGCAGCAAGAGGCCGACCGGTTTGCCAAGCTCTGTGAAAAAATCATGGCGGAATCAAACCTGGCCGTCGCGTTGGACCAGCGTCCAACGCCTCACCAGGATGAGCCGATTGCGGTTCTGACTTTTGACAGCCTGAAAACGCCTTTCGTTTTTCGCAGCGGCGGCCGCACACTGTCTGCATTTATTCCCGCTGTTCTGCAGGATGTTCTC
The sequence above is drawn from the bacterium genome and encodes:
- a CDS encoding peptidase, whose translation is NQDEFMASANYLQEAVDRGWYDPQSGKPFVWQEAYTPLPQEYATGRFWLFYSTYAPHLADWPERTLTGDPLQPINPYRQTVEPLSLYPFSAKPERKLSVRDVIDFQRSVFEGTIYDITADPNWLVPNVKGGYAKSPLATPFPSNDLRMLLKLTNRRPVARHRGHYGMVCQLRAWLPDAIGGVYWVYLDNPYFSPYVPIYAGVTETAECYRIYHPDQYSDQSARWTIDFVDNLAGLRFQKAIEVVRSVRDPWETQIFSRQDSIETEAAKRYKKNPDAGRAFLTRYCVGLQQQVPVLFIRLRETLISQFTNNRE